One Buteo buteo chromosome 32, bButBut1.hap1.1, whole genome shotgun sequence DNA segment encodes these proteins:
- the PPP1R18 gene encoding phostensin, producing the protein MAVPGWKLQLLERRRREEEAARRREREQRDRAAQLPPWKRELLERRRAKAGAAGGGVPDGGSLALAPGLSRSAEGLERCGESEPTRGRVSRLLSRFAPRPPARSLSTEGLPESPPGTSPNRHCTSGDEGCEGQGGAGGQQGAETHGVVKGHGLATSPGTVEGLGTTKSVGTVETRGAVKGMGTVEGQQVAESHRTVKGHGLATSPGTVEGPGTTKGVGTVETRGVVKGMGTVEGQGTGEGQQVAETHRTVKGHGLASSPGMVDGLGSTKGTGTVEGQGTAEGQQIAETHRMGKGHGLAISPGTAEGLGTTKDLGTVKTRGSVKGVGTVEGQGMAEGCRTVEGHRLTLSPGAVEGQGTTKDLGTIETRGTVKGLGLVKGWGLAKGLGTAEGQGTVEGCRTVKGHGLAISPGTAEGLGTTKDLEIVEGRGMAKGWGTVEGQGTVETHRTVKGHGLATSPGTVEGQGSTKDLGTVETWGTVKGMVGTVEGRGTAEGCRTVETHRTVKGHGLAASPGTAEGQGTAKDLGTVEGQGMAEGQQMAETRRTAKGHGMATSPGTVEGQGTTKDLGTVEGQGTVKGMVKSWKMVEGRGPPGGQGTVDGHEGTGTAEGQGSAKGSVVAVTPVGTATPAAAPTPAAAMTPVQGRVEGGAGEGPGAGSPGVAPVGGAGSGPAAMRGVPRREPGPPLAHPALQRRSGNTITVRPRRGVTANGPEGGSPAPPTPPAPPAAPPGPPKKRYPTAEEIQVIGGYLALPRSCLAKNDPHRKKLKIWFSERELERTFCYPSEGAVLAAWGPPEEPPPPGPPSAPDEDEDEDEPPPVRGLPGGLRARALLVDESCRR; encoded by the coding sequence ATGGCCGTGCCGGGTTGGAAACTGCAGCTGCTGGAACGGcgccggcgggaggaggaggcggctcGACGGCGGGAGCGGGAGCAGCGGGACCGGGCGGCTCAGTTGCCCCCTTGGAAGCGGGAGCTGCTGGAACGGCGTCGAGCCAAAGCAGGagccgccggggggggggtccctgatGGGGGGTCCTTGGCGTTGGCGCCGGGCCTGAGCCGGAGCGCCGAGGGGCTGGAGCGCTGCGGGGAGAGCGAACCCACCCGGGGTCGGGTCAGTCGCCTGCTCAGTCGTTTTGCCCCGCGGCCCCCTGCCCGCTCGCTCAGCACCGAGGGTCTCCCCGAGAGCCCCCCCGGGACGTCCCCCAACCGCCATTGTACCTCGGGGGATGAGGGGTGCGAGGGGCAAGGAGGGGCCGGGGGGCAGCAGGGGGCTGAGACCCACGGGGTGGTCAAGGGGCATGGGTTGGCCACCAGTCCGGGGACAGTTGAGGGTCTGGGGACAACGAAGAGTGTGGGGACAGTCGAGACGCGGGGGGCGGTCAAGGGCATGGGAACAGTTGAGGGACAGCAGGTGGCTGAGAGCCATAGGACAGTCAAGGGCCATGGGTTGGCCACCAGTCCGGGGACAGTTGAGGGTCCCGGGACAACCAAGGGCGTAGGGACAGTCGAGACGCGGGGGGTGGTCAAGGGCATGGGGACAGTTGAGGGACAAGGGACAGGTGAGGGACAGCAGGTAGCTGAGACCCATAGGACGGTCAAGGGCCATGGATTGGCCAGCAGCCCGGGGATGGTTGATGGTCTGGGGTCAACCAAGGGCACGGGGACAGTTGAGGGACAGGGGACAGCTGAGGGACAACAGATAGCTGAGACCCATAGGATGGGCAAGGGCCATGGGTTGGCCATCAGCCCAGGGACAGCTGAGGGTCTGGGGACAACCAAGGACCTGGGGACGGTCAAGACACGGGGTTCAGTCAAGGGTGTGGGGACAGTGGAGGGACAGGGGATGGCTGAGGGCTGTAGGACGGTTGAGGGCCACAGGTTGACCCTCAGCCCGGGGGCGGTGGAGGGACAGGGGACAACCAAGGACCTTGGGACAATTGAGACACGGGGGACAGTCAAGGGCCTTGGGTTGGTCAAGGGATGGGGCTTAGCCAAGGGTCTGGGGACAGCTGAGGGACAGGGGACAGTCGAGGGCTGTAGGACGGTCAAGGGCCATGGGTTGGCCATCAGCCCGGGGACAGCTGAAGGTCTGGGGACAACCAAGGACCTGGAGATAGTTGAGGGACGGGGAATGGCCAAGGGCTGGGGGACGGTTGAGGGACAAGGGACGGTCGAGACCCATAGAACGGTCAAGGGCCACGGGTTGGCCACCAGCCCAGGGACAGTTGAGGGCCAGGGGTCGACCAAGGACCTGGGGACAGTTGAGACATGGGGGACAGTCAAGGGCATGGTGGGGACAGTTGAAGGACGGGGGACAGCCGAAGGCTGTAGGACGGTCGAGACCCATAGGACGGTCAAGGGCCACGGGTTGGCCGCCAGCCCAGGGACAGCTGAGGGCCAGGGGACAGCCAAGGACCTGGGGACAGTTGAGGGACAGGGGATGGCTGAGGGACAGCAGATGGCTGAGACCCGCAGGACGGCCAAGGGCCACGGGATGGCCACCAGCCCAGGGACGGTTGAGGGCCAGGGGACAACCAAGGACCTGGGGACAGTTGAGGGCCAGGGGACGGTCAAGGGGATGGTCAAGAGCTGGAAGATGGTCGAGGGACGGGGGCCACCAGGAGGACAAGGGACAGTCGATGGCCACGAGGGCACTGGGACGGCCGAGGGACAGGGGTCAGCCAAGGGCTCCGTGGTGGCCGTGACACCCGTGGGAACCGCGACGCCCGCGGCGGCCCCCACGCCCGCGGCGGCCATGACACCCGTGCAGGGGCGTGTCGAGGGCGGTGCTGGGGAGGGGCCGGgtgccggcagccccggggTGGCCCCGGTtgggggggcgggcagcgggcCGGCGGCCATGCGAGGGGTGCCCCGCCGCGAACCCGGGCCCCCCCTGGCCCACCCGGCCCTGCAACGCCGTAGCGGTAACACCATTACGGTGCGACCCCGGCGGGGGGTGACCGCCAACGGCCCCGAAGGAGGGTCCCCCGCCCCTCCGACGCCTCCCGCCCCCCCGGCTGCTCCCCCGGGGCCCCCCAAGAAGCGTTACCCCACGGCCGAGGAGATCCAGGTCATCGGCGGGTACCTGGCCCTGCCCCGCTCCTGCCTGGCCAAGAACGACCCCCACCGCAAGAAG
- the LOC142026208 gene encoding uncharacterized protein LOC142026208: MSPAMAGPQLPLALGLLLLCLCLPDASGRCDSGSRLVPLTAGVDPCKEPTGFLSPQLGEDATGSYGGSSGSYGGSGSSSNSGSYGGGSGSYGGGSGSYSGSGVSQGGGSSSGSYVSPESSGSKPGSYGSRPGSYGDGSGSFVSPGSSGPPGSYGLGSYGGGSGRPSSHGGSGSYAGDSSYEGSSVGSYGIGSGSGRPGSHGGSGSGSGRPGSQGGIGSGSGRPGSQGGIGSGLGRPGSQGGIGSGSGRPGSQGGIGSGSGRPGSQGGSGSGSGRPGSQGGSGSGSGRPGSSQGGSSSGSSGAGLGAGRPGSQGGSGSGSYGGGSGSYGGSGSYGGSGSYGGSGSYGGGPGSYGGSYGGSGSGSGRPGSQGGSGSGSGRPGSQGGIGSGSGRPGSHGGSGSGSGRPGSHGGSSGSQGGSGSGSGRPGSQGGSGSQAGSGSGSYGGVSSYGDSSGSYGLPESYGNDLGSYGGSSGSYGGSGSQGAGSGSYGGSGSYGRPGSYGGGLGSYGGMGSYGGGPGSYGGSGSQGGGSGSYGGSGSQGGGSGSYGGSGSQGGGSGSYGGSGSYGSGSGSYGGGSGSYGGGSGSYGRPGSYGGGSGSYGRPGSYGGGSGSYGGSGSYGGGSGSYGRPGSYGGGSGSYSGGSGSYGGGSGSYGGSGSYGGTQRPGYKNPGIPFIPGLQDPARIGGYIPVRRGPSTGSAHGSGSGSGSNSGTATYSSRAGSDDGSGVGSGQSQSGCRGCNK; the protein is encoded by the exons ATGTCTCCGGCCATGGCCGGTCCCCAGCTGCCCTTGGCCCTcgggctcctgctgctctgcttgtgCCTCCCAG ATGCCTCCGGCCGCTGTGATTCAGGATCCCGCTTGGTTCCGCTGACGGCCGGGGTGGATCCCTGCAAGGAACCCACCGGATTCCTCAGCCCCCAGCTGGGCGAGGATGCGACCGGATCCTATGGAGGCAGCTCGGGATCCTACGGCGGCTCCGGATCCTCCAGCAACTCGGGATCCTATGGGGGTGGATCGGGATCTTATGGGGGTGGATCGGGATCCTACAGCGGCTCGGGAGTATCCCAGGGAGGCGGAAGCTCTTCGGGATCCTACGTGTCGCCGGAATCCTCCGGGAGCAAGCCAGGATCCTACGGGAGCAGACCAGGATCCTATGGAGATGGCTCGGGATCCTTTGTGTCACCAGGATCCAGTGGGCCACCAGGATCCTACGGACTCGGGTCTTACGGGGGTGGATCAGGGAGACCCAGCTCGCATGGGGGAAGCGGATCCTACGCGGGAGACAGCTCCTATGAAGGATCTAGTGTGGGATCCTATGGAATCGGATCTGGATCAGGAAGACCTGGATCCCATGGAGGCAGCGGATCTGGATCAGGCAGACCTGGATCCCAGGGGGGAATTGGATCTGGATCGGGCAGACCAGGATCCCAAGGGGGAATTGGCTCTGGATTGGGCAGACCAGGATCCCAAGGGGGAATTGGCTCTGGATCGGGCAGACCAGGATCCCAAGGGGGAATTGGCTCTGGATCAGGCAGACCTGGATCCCAGGGAGGAAGCGGATCCGGATCAGGCAGACCAGGATCCCAAGGGGGGAGTGGATCCGGATCAGGCAGACCCGGCTCATCCCAAGGAGGATCCAGTTCGGGATCCTCTGGGGCCGGATTGGGAGCAGGGAGACCTGGATCCCAAGGAGGCAGCGGATCTGGATCCTACGGAGGTGGGTCAGGATCCTATGGGGGATCTGGATCCTATGGAGGATCTGGTTCCTATGGAGGATCTGGATCCTATGGAGGTGGGCCAGGGTCCTATGGGGGGTCATATGGAGGATCCGGTTCAGGATCGGGCCGACCCGGCTCCCAGGGGGGCAGTGGATCTGGATCAGGCAGACCAGGATCCCAAGGGGGAATTGGATCTGGATCAGGCAGACCAGGATCCCATGGCGGAAGCGGATCTGGATCGGGCAGACCTGGATCCCATGGAGGCAGCAGCGGATCCCAGGGGGGAAGTGGGTCTGGATCAGGCAGACCCGGCTCCCAGGGGGGCAGTGGATCCCAAGCAGGCAGCGGATCAGGATCCTATGGGGGAGTGAGCTCCTATGGGGACAGCTCAGGATCCTATGGGCTCCCTGAGTCCTACGGGAATGATTTGGGATCCTACGGGGGCTCATCAGGATCTTATGGGGGATCAGGATCCCAGGGGGCTGGATCAGGATCTTATGGGGGATCGGGATCTTATGGCAGACCGGGATCCTACGGGGGTGGATTGGGATCCTACGGAGGAATGGGATCCTATGGGGGTGGACCGGGATCTTATGGAGGATCAGGATCCCAAGGGGGTGGATCAGGATCTTATGGAGGATCAGGATCCCAAGGGGGTGGATCAGGATCTTATGGAGGATCAGGATCCCAAGGGGGTGGATCAGGATCTTATGGGGGATCGGGATCCTATGGCAGTGGATCAGGCTCCTATGGGGGTGGATCAGGATCCTATGGGGGTGGATCGGGATCCTATGGCAGACCAGGATCCTATGGGGGTGGATCAGGATCCTATGGCAGACCAGGATCCTATGGGGGTGGATCGGGATCCTATGGGGGATCGGGATCCTATGGGGGTGGATCAGGCTCCTATGGCAGACCGGGATCCTATGGGGGTGGATCGGGATCCTACAGTGGGGGATCAGGATCCTACGGGGGCGGATCGGGATCTTACGGAGGATCGGGATCCTATGGGGGTACCCAGCGCCCCGGGTACAAGAACCCCGGGATCCCCTTCATACCGGGGCTGCAGGATCCTGCCCGGATCGGGGGTTACATCCCCGTGCGTCGCGGCCCCTCCACTGGATCCGCTcacggctccggctccggctccggctccaACTCTGGAACTGCCACCTACAGCTCCAGGGCGGGATCCGACGACGGATCCGGGGTGGGATCCGGCCAGTCCCAGTCCGGCTGCAGGGGTTGCAACAAATAG